The Streptococcus respiraculi sequence AGCTACGATATCATCAAGCGGCTGGAGTTGACGGTTCAAGTACGCAATGACCGTGCGGTTGCCCTGTATCAAAAAATGGGATTTGATATTGAAGGCACTCAAAAATGGGGTGCAAGAACAGACGAAGGAGAATGGCTTGACCTGTATTACATGGGCAAGTTGATAGACGATAATGAGTATTGGTAAGAAAATTTTTCTCATGATTCTGGCCATTGTGGGCTTAACAGTTGGAGCTGGAGTGCTCTATGCAACAACGGTATTGAATTATTCGACAGATAGTTTTTCGAAGACCTTCAAATCGATTGGGGGACAGGAAGAGGATCATGTGATTGAAGCGACGGAACCTCTTACGGTTCTCTTGATGGGGGTCGATATGGACCAGGCTAGCCGTGGTGGTACTTGGGAAGACGGGCGGAGCGACTCGATGATTTTGGTCACGGTTAATCCCAAAACCCAAAAGACAACCATGGTCAGCTTAACGCGCGATATTATGGTAGAAATTGCAAACGCCGATGGAAGCTCAAGCGGAACTGTTGAAAAGCTCAACCATTCCTACAGTTACGGTCAGGCTCCGATGGCGATTGCAACGGTTGAGAAGATGTTAGACATCAATATCAATCGCTATGTCGAAATCAACATGGACGGGTTAATTGAATTGGTTGATGCGATTGGTGGGATTACTGTGAATAATACCCTCGGTTTTCCGATTTCCATCAGCGAGCGTGAACCGGCCTATACAGCTGTAGTAGAACCTGGAGAGCAACATATTAATGGAAATCAGGCATTAGTTTATTCTCGGATGCGCTACGATGATCCAGAAGGAGATATCGGTCGTCAAAAACGCCAACGTGAAGTGATTCAGGCGATTGTGAAAAAACTGTTGAATCTGAACGGAATTACCCAGTATAAGCCAATTTTAGATGCCATTTCAAACAATATGCGTACGAATGTATCGATTACGCCAAGTACTTTACCAGCCCTTTTAGGTTATAAAGATTCCTTGAAGACAATTGAGAGCCACCAATTGGTCGGTGAGGGTCGGATGATTGATGAGCTCTACTATCAAATTCCAACCAGTGAAGAACTACTGGAAGTTCAAAATATTATTAAAGATTCTCTAGGCTTGCCGATTTCTACGGAATTGAAAACAAATGTCAGAGTTTCAACGACCGCTACCCCTATTTCGGTGATTAATGCCTATACGGATTTACCAGGTATTACTACAGTTGGTGAGGGTGGAGACCAGACAGCAACTACTGGATTTGACACTCCTCAATAACAAAAAGTAAAAACCAAGCCATGAAGCTTGGTTTTTACTTTTCTTGGTATTTTGCCTGTATCTTTTGAATCTCACTCAGATTTCCTGCAATGCTTTGCTGGTAGACCCGCAGTTTGTATTGGAGGTCTTCGGCCATATCCTGAAGTGGCTCCTGATAGGCTTGGAGAAAGGCAAGTTGTTCTTGGATATTCTGGTAACTGTCTTTGATACGGTGGATGATGTCCATCGTTTCAGTCGTTTCATGCGCGATTTTGTCGCGGTTTTTGACTGCTAGATAGGCGATAGTCGCGGTTGTGCCCGCTGCAATAAGGTGTGTTAGTTTCATTTTGCCTCCATGCGTAGTTCATCTGCTAATTGTGCTAGGGCTGGGAAATCAGGTTCGTTGGCATCAAAGGAAATGTGTAGTCCGTCATTTTCATCAAAGCGGGGTAAGAGGTGGACATGGGTGTGAAAAACAGTCTGTCCAGCACTTACTTCCATGTTGCTAATCAGATTGACTCCGCTTGCTCCAAGCTTTTCTTTTAAATGCTGCGCGATTTGTGGTATTTTAGCAAAAAGCGCTGTGCTTGCCTTTTCATCCATTTCTAGGAGATTGCGGAAGTGTTCTTTGGGAACGACAAGGGTATGCCCCTTTGTGACCTGAGTGATGTCTAAAAAAGCAAGAATCTGATCATCTTCGTAGACAATAGATGAGGGAATCTCTCCAGCAACGATACTACAAAAGATACAATCTGACATAAAGCAAACCCCTTTTCCAAAATTCTGTTATAATAAGTATATCAAATTATAGGAAAAAATGTATGTTAGAAGTAAAAAATGTGACGGGGGGCTATGTCAATATCCCTGTTTTAAAAGATATTTCCTTTCAAGTGGCAGATGGTGAGTTAGTCGGCTTGATTGGTTTAAATGGGGCGGGAAAGTCAACTACCGTTAAGGAAATTATTGGACTCTTGTCACCCTATCAAGGACAGATTTTAATTGATGGGGAGAGTCTGCAGGCCAATCCGCAAGCCTACCGCAAAAAAATCGGCTTTATCCCTGAAACACCTAGCCTATATGAAGAATTAACCTTGAAAGAGCATTTGGAAGTGGTGGCTATGGCCTATGACTTGGACTGGGACGAGGCTTTTACTCAGGCTGAAAAGTTGCTTAAAATCTTCCGTTTGGATGAAAAATTAGATTGGTTTCCAGTGCATTTTTCAAAGGGAATGAAGCAAAAAGTGATGATTATTTGTGCCTTTATGGTTAGTCCGAGCCTCCTGATTGTCGATGAGCCCTTTTTGGGACTCGATCCAGTAGCGATTGATGATTTGATTCACTTATTGGAAGAAGAAAAGGCAAAAGGGACGTCTATCTTGATGTCGACCCACGTGCTGGACTCGGCTGAGAAAATGTGCGACCGTTTTGTCATCTTACACCAAGGTGAGGTAAGAGCGGAAGGGGACTTGGCAGAGTTACAGGCAGCATTTGGACGCGAACAGGCGAGCTTGAATGAACTCTATCTTACTCTAACCAAAGAAGGAGAAGGGGCATGAACGGACTGTTTCAGGAGCGTAGACAGGATTTTACCCAGCGCTGTCTCAAATACCTTCGCTACGTCTTAAATGATCACTTTGTCCTCGTTCTAATGGTTTTGCTTGGCTTTCTAGCCCTGCAATACCGCTCACTCTTAGAAGATTTTCCAGAAAATCCTTGGCTTGTCTATCTATTACTAGCCGTTGCAAGTTTTCTCCTTTTTTTTACAGGACGAATTGCGACCTATTTGGAAGCTGCTGACCGCATTTTTCTCTTGCCAAAAGAGGCGCATGTTCTCAGCTTGATTCAGGGAGCACGCCTGCGTGCTATGTTGATTTGGGGAATGGTGCAGGTTTTGGGACAAGTCTTGCTCGTGCCACTTTATCTGAAACTAGGCTGGTCACTTCTTGTTTTTGGAATCTATCTCGTAGTCTTGTCTGTAGGAAAATATGCTTGGCTCGTCTTTCAGACCCGTTTTGTCGTCCAAAGAAAGTTGGATTGGGATAGGGCGGTGCAGTATGAGATCAAGCGCAAGCAGAGTATTTTACAGTTTTATTCCCTCTTTACTCATGTTAAGGGGATTAGTAGTGATGTCAAACGGCGCAAGTATTTAGATATGGTGCTTACCTTTGTCAAGAAAAGACAAGACAGGACGTGGGATTACTTGTTTGTTCGCAGTTTTTTGCGTTCGGGAGATTTTTTCTGGCTCAGCCTGCGGTTGTTAGCCCTAAGTGTGGCGAGTCTTGTTCTCATTCAGGAATCATGGCTCGCAACGGGATTAGCAGTCTTATTTGACTATCTCTTGCTCTTTCAATTGCTACCGCTCTACCATGTCTATGACTACCAGTACCTGACTTGTTTGTATCCTCTCAGTAAAGAAAATAAGGTGGCGAGTTTTAAGCGCATTGTTCAGTGCATTATGTATTTGGGTGTCATTTTACAGGTGCTAGTTGGAATAGTGGTGTTACAAGAGAAAATCTATCTTATCGTGCTAGCGGGAGTGGGAATCATTTTAGCCCGCCTTTATCTCGGATTGAAATCAAAGAAATTGATTGACTAATAGACTGAAAACTAGTAAAATAGTAAAGAATTTTTTAAAGGAGAACTGGCATGCAATTTGATACAAGCGGACTTCGTCTGCAATCGATCGCAGGAAATAGTGGTAAAGCATTTAAGGGCATGCGAACAGATGGAACGCCCGTTTTTGTCAAATATGAAATGCCTCCGATTGTTTCGGCTTTGGCGCATGAACAGATTACTCCGCCTGTCCTTTCTGCCAATCGAGAGTTGGGAGTTGGCCAGCGTGTGGAGCAGGAATGGCTAAATGGTCATACGTTGACCCGCTCTGAGATGGGAGGCAAGCAGGTTCAGCAGATTTTGGTGCGGATGCACTATTCCAAGATGTTGCTCAACCAAGCCTTACAGTTAAATTATACCTATCAGGAGCCCCAAGATTTGGTTCGCAAGTGGCAGCAAGAAGCGCCAGCTCGCCTTGCTAAAAACAGCTATCTTCAGTCGGTTTGTAGTGACTTGTTGAATCATTTGCCAACTTTCCGTAAGGATGTGGCGACCTTTGTCCATGGGGATTTACACCACACGAATTGGGTAGAGACGACCAGTGGCTTGATTTATCTGACAGACTGGGAGACAGCTTGTGTAACAGACCGAATGCTTGATGTGGCCTATTTATTGACCCACTATATTCCAAGACAATCCTGGGAAGAATGGCTCAGAAGCTACGGCTACAAGTACAATCAAACGGTTTTAAACAAGATTTACTGGTATGGTCAGCTAGGTTATCTCAACCAAATTGCTAAACATGTCGAAAGCTATGACATGGAAGCTGCCAATAAAGAAATTTACGCCTTACGGTATTTCCGTAAGAGCTATTACAAGGAAGTATGAGAGTAAGAAATCGTAAAGGAGCTAGCGATATGCTAGCAGCATACCCTCAGTATGTTATCTTGACTCCTGAGGAGTGTAAAGGAAAATGGGCGAACATTTTTGGAAATAGTAATCCCATTCATATCGAAGTGGGTTCTGGAAAAGGACGCTTCATTACAGGGATGGCAGCTCAGAACCCTGATATTAACTATATCGGGATTGACATCCAGATGACAGTGCTAAGTTATGCTTTGGATCGTGTGGTCGAGACAGGTTTGCCCAATATTAAATTGTTGCAGGTGGATGGCTCTAGCTTGACCAACTACTTTGCACCAGCAGAAATTGATCGGCTCTACCTCAATTTTTCAGATCCTTGGCCGAAGAAACGCCATGAAAAACGCCGCTTGACCTACAAGAGCTTTTTGGATACCTATAAGGAAATTCTACCAGAAAAGGGAGAAATTCATTTCAAGACCGACAATCGTGGCCTGTTTGAATACAGTCTTGTTAGCTTTTCTCAGTATGGCATGACGCTAAACGGTGTCTGGCTTGATTTGCACGCCAGCGCCATGGAAGGTAATGTCATGACCGAGTACGAAGAAAAGTTCTCCAAGAAGGGACAAGTTATTTATCGTGTGGAGGCTGAGTTTTAAAAAGGGTATGAATCAAAAACAGCATATCCCTTTACAAAGCCTTAGAAATATGCTATACTATTAGAAAATAGAGAAAAAGGAGGGTTGGTTTTGTACCAGCCCTTTCGATATGTCTATGGAAGGAGGTTGTAAAATGGCAACAATTGTAGACATTGTCACGCAGGCGATTGCTCCTCACATCGAGGCTCCCTATGAGCTGGTGGATGTGGAATATGGCAAGATGGGTGGCGATTATGTCCTATCTATTTTTGTAGATAAGGTAGGAGGGATTTCCCTCAATGATACAGCCGAATTATCGGAAGTGATCAGCCCGCTTTTGGATCAGATTCATCCGGATCCCTTTCCAGAACAGTACATGCTGGAAGTGACCAGTCCTGGTCTTGAGCGACCGTTAAAAAATGCTGAGGCAGTTGCGAAAGCTGTTGGTCAGTATATCCATGTTAAACTTTATCAAGCAATTGATAAAAATAAGATTTTCGAGGGAACGCTCCTCTCCTTTGAAAATCAAGAGCTAGTCATCGAATACATGGATAAAACCAGAAAAAAACACGTTACCATTCCCTATCAGGCAGTCGCTAAAGCACGTTTGGCTGTCAAAATTTAACAGAAAGGACCTTTTGAGAAAAAGGAAAACAAGATGAGTAAAGAAATGCTAGAAGCCTTCCGTATTTTAGAGGAAGACAAGGGGATTAAAAAAGAAGACATCATTGAGGCAGTTATGGAGTCGCTCCGTTCAGCCTACAAACGTCGCTACGGTCAGTCCGAATCCGCTGCGATTGAGTTTGATGAGAAAAAAGGAGATTTTCGTGTCTACACTGTCCGTGAGGTAGTAGATGAAGTCTTTGATAGTCGTCTTGAAATTAGCTTGAAAGATGCCTTGGCGATTTCTTCAGCCTACGAATTAGGGGATAAGATTAAGTTTGAAGAATCACCGGCAGAATTTGGTCGTGTAGCAGCTCAATCTGCGAAACAGACTATTATGGAAAAAATGCGCAAGCAGACCCGTGCCATTACCTACAATACCTATAAGGCGCATGAAAAAGAAATCATGTCGGGAACAGTTGAACGCTTTGATAATCGCTTCATCTATGTCAACTTGGGCAATATCGAAGCACAATTATCCAAACAAGACCAGATTCCTGGCGAAGTTTTCCAATCGCATGACCGTATCGAAGTCTATGTTTATAAGGTTGAAGATAATGCGCGTGGTGTCAATGTTTTTGTAAGTCGTAGCCACCCTGAGATGATCAAGCGTTTAATGGAGCAAGAAATCCCAGAAGTCTATGATGGTACAGTAGAAATCATGAGTGTTGCTCGTGAGGCAGGTGATCGGACCAAGGTTGCGGTGCGCAGCCACAATCCAAACGTGGACGCTATCGGAACAATCGTTGGTCGGGGTGGTTCAAACATCAAGAAGATTACAGGCAAATTCCACCCAGCACGCTATGATGCTAAATTGGACCGTATGATTCCAATCGAAGAAAATATCGATGTCATCGAGTGGGTTCCAGATGAAGCAGAGTTCATCTACAATGCCATCGCCCCAGCAGAAGTTGACCAAGTTATCTTTGATACAGAAGATGGTAAGCATGCGACAGTTGTCGTACCAGATGATAAGCTCTCTCTTGCCATTGGTCGTCGCGGACAAAATGTGCGCTTGGCAGCGCATTTGACAGGCTTCCGCATCGATATCAAATCTGCTTCAGAATATGAAGCCATGGAAGCTGCACTTTATGGTGAAGCAGAGGTTGCAGAAACTGTCGAAACAGAAGAAGTAGGCGAATAAGTTCGTCTGGAGGTACTGATGGCAAAAGCTAGAAAAATCCCCTTACGAAAATCAGTTGTTTCTGGAGAGATTATTGACAAGCGTGATTTATTACGTATTGTGAAAAATAAGGAAGGCCAAGTCTTTATTGACCCGACAGGTAAAGCAAATGGTCGTGGGGCCTATATCAAGCTGGATAATGATGAAGCAGCTCAGGCCAAGAAAAAACGCGTCTTTGACCGTGCGTTTAGCATGGAAGTAGCCGCAGCATTTTATGACGAATTGATTGCCTATGTTGATCACAAGGTCAAAAGGAGAGAACTGGGTCTTGAATAACCAGCAAAGAATATTAAATTTACTCGGATTGGCGCAACGGGCTGGTCGCCTGATTTCAGGTGAAGAGTTGGTCGTTGAAAGCATTCAAAAGCAAAAGGCAAAGCTAGTCTTTCTAGCACAGGATGCAGGTCCCAACCTAAGTAAGAAAATCACAGATAAGAGTCATACCTATCAGGTAGAAGTTGTTACCGCGTTTTCAACGCTGGAATTAAGCTCAGCAGTCGGTAAGCCACGTAAGGTACTGGCTGTGACAGATGCTGGATTTACTAAGAAAATGAGGTCTATTATGGAATAGAACAGGAGGACAAGATATTGTCTAAGAAGAGATTGTACGAGATTGCCAAGGAATTGGGTAAGGAAAGCAAGGAAGTTGTCGCTAAAGCAAAGGAATTGGGCATTGAGGTAAAAAGCCATTCATCAAGTGTCGAAGCAGAGATTGCAAGTAAAATTATTGAAGGATTCTCTGGAGCGAAAAAGACAGTTGAGAAGATAGTGGAAAAGGTTGAAACAGTAGCGAAGGTGGAAAAAGCACCGAGTAAACCCGAGCAACCGGAGCCAAAAACTGTAGAAGAAAAAACGGCAACTCCTGTTCCTCAAGCTGCGGTGAATCGTCCAAAAAGTCGTAATTTTAAGGCGGAGCGTGAAGCGCGTGCCAAGGAGCAAGCGGCGAAGCGTAATCAAGGAAAAGGTCAAGGACGTCCGCAGGACAACCGTTCAAATGGCCAGCAAAAACCGCGTCGTAACCACAGTGATCAAGACCGTAGAGGAAATCACAATCAAGGATTTGATAAGCGCTCCGCTCAAGGAAGTCAGCGTCCAAATCGTGGTCATGACCAACGCTCAAGAGTGGAAGAACCACGCACTAAGATTGATTTCAAGGCTCGTGCAGCTGCCCTAAAAGCAGAGCAAATGCAAGAGTATGCACGTACAAGTGAAGAACGCTTCCGTCAAGCCCAAGAGGCTAAGAAGCAGCCACAAAAGCCAAAAGAAATCAAGTTTGAAGAGCCTGTAGTAGAAACAAAGCCGAAGGTTGTACCAGCGGCTGTTGAAGCAACACCTGCTGCAGATAAACGTCGGAAAAAACAAGCTCGACCAGACAAACGTCGTGATGATTTTGATCACGAAGAAGATGGTCCAAGAAAACAACAAAAGAATCGAAATAGTCAAAATCAAGTGAGAAATCAAAGAAATAGTAACTGGAATCCAAACAAGAAAAAGAAAAACGGCAAGCAACCACAAGTAGCCAAGCCTGTCACA is a genomic window containing:
- the brpA gene encoding biofilm formation/cell division transcriptional regulator BrpA; the protein is MSIGKKIFLMILAIVGLTVGAGVLYATTVLNYSTDSFSKTFKSIGGQEEDHVIEATEPLTVLLMGVDMDQASRGGTWEDGRSDSMILVTVNPKTQKTTMVSLTRDIMVEIANADGSSSGTVEKLNHSYSYGQAPMAIATVEKMLDININRYVEINMDGLIELVDAIGGITVNNTLGFPISISEREPAYTAVVEPGEQHINGNQALVYSRMRYDDPEGDIGRQKRQREVIQAIVKKLLNLNGITQYKPILDAISNNMRTNVSITPSTLPALLGYKDSLKTIESHQLVGEGRMIDELYYQIPTSEELLEVQNIIKDSLGLPISTELKTNVRVSTTATPISVINAYTDLPGITTVGEGGDQTATTGFDTPQ
- a CDS encoding chemotaxis protein, which codes for MKLTHLIAAGTTATIAYLAVKNRDKIAHETTETMDIIHRIKDSYQNIQEQLAFLQAYQEPLQDMAEDLQYKLRVYQQSIAGNLSEIQKIQAKYQEK
- a CDS encoding HIT family protein, whose protein sequence is MSDCIFCSIVAGEIPSSIVYEDDQILAFLDITQVTKGHTLVVPKEHFRNLLEMDEKASTALFAKIPQIAQHLKEKLGASGVNLISNMEVSAGQTVFHTHVHLLPRFDENDGLHISFDANEPDFPALAQLADELRMEAK
- a CDS encoding ABC transporter ATP-binding protein — protein: MLEVKNVTGGYVNIPVLKDISFQVADGELVGLIGLNGAGKSTTVKEIIGLLSPYQGQILIDGESLQANPQAYRKKIGFIPETPSLYEELTLKEHLEVVAMAYDLDWDEAFTQAEKLLKIFRLDEKLDWFPVHFSKGMKQKVMIICAFMVSPSLLIVDEPFLGLDPVAIDDLIHLLEEEKAKGTSILMSTHVLDSAEKMCDRFVILHQGEVRAEGDLAELQAAFGREQASLNELYLTLTKEGEGA
- a CDS encoding ABC transporter permease gives rise to the protein MNGLFQERRQDFTQRCLKYLRYVLNDHFVLVLMVLLGFLALQYRSLLEDFPENPWLVYLLLAVASFLLFFTGRIATYLEAADRIFLLPKEAHVLSLIQGARLRAMLIWGMVQVLGQVLLVPLYLKLGWSLLVFGIYLVVLSVGKYAWLVFQTRFVVQRKLDWDRAVQYEIKRKQSILQFYSLFTHVKGISSDVKRRKYLDMVLTFVKKRQDRTWDYLFVRSFLRSGDFFWLSLRLLALSVASLVLIQESWLATGLAVLFDYLLLFQLLPLYHVYDYQYLTCLYPLSKENKVASFKRIVQCIMYLGVILQVLVGIVVLQEKIYLIVLAGVGIILARLYLGLKSKKLID
- the ccrZ gene encoding cell cycle regulator CcrZ, whose amino-acid sequence is MQFDTSGLRLQSIAGNSGKAFKGMRTDGTPVFVKYEMPPIVSALAHEQITPPVLSANRELGVGQRVEQEWLNGHTLTRSEMGGKQVQQILVRMHYSKMLLNQALQLNYTYQEPQDLVRKWQQEAPARLAKNSYLQSVCSDLLNHLPTFRKDVATFVHGDLHHTNWVETTSGLIYLTDWETACVTDRMLDVAYLLTHYIPRQSWEEWLRSYGYKYNQTVLNKIYWYGQLGYLNQIAKHVESYDMEAANKEIYALRYFRKSYYKEV
- the trmB gene encoding tRNA (guanosine(46)-N7)-methyltransferase TrmB; its protein translation is MRVRNRKGASDMLAAYPQYVILTPEECKGKWANIFGNSNPIHIEVGSGKGRFITGMAAQNPDINYIGIDIQMTVLSYALDRVVETGLPNIKLLQVDGSSLTNYFAPAEIDRLYLNFSDPWPKKRHEKRRLTYKSFLDTYKEILPEKGEIHFKTDNRGLFEYSLVSFSQYGMTLNGVWLDLHASAMEGNVMTEYEEKFSKKGQVIYRVEAEF
- the rimP gene encoding ribosome maturation factor RimP; protein product: MATIVDIVTQAIAPHIEAPYELVDVEYGKMGGDYVLSIFVDKVGGISLNDTAELSEVISPLLDQIHPDPFPEQYMLEVTSPGLERPLKNAEAVAKAVGQYIHVKLYQAIDKNKIFEGTLLSFENQELVIEYMDKTRKKHVTIPYQAVAKARLAVKI
- the nusA gene encoding transcription termination factor NusA translates to MSKEMLEAFRILEEDKGIKKEDIIEAVMESLRSAYKRRYGQSESAAIEFDEKKGDFRVYTVREVVDEVFDSRLEISLKDALAISSAYELGDKIKFEESPAEFGRVAAQSAKQTIMEKMRKQTRAITYNTYKAHEKEIMSGTVERFDNRFIYVNLGNIEAQLSKQDQIPGEVFQSHDRIEVYVYKVEDNARGVNVFVSRSHPEMIKRLMEQEIPEVYDGTVEIMSVAREAGDRTKVAVRSHNPNVDAIGTIVGRGGSNIKKITGKFHPARYDAKLDRMIPIEENIDVIEWVPDEAEFIYNAIAPAEVDQVIFDTEDGKHATVVVPDDKLSLAIGRRGQNVRLAAHLTGFRIDIKSASEYEAMEAALYGEAEVAETVETEEVGE
- the rnpM gene encoding RNase P modulator RnpM, with the protein product MAKARKIPLRKSVVSGEIIDKRDLLRIVKNKEGQVFIDPTGKANGRGAYIKLDNDEAAQAKKKRVFDRAFSMEVAAAFYDELIAYVDHKVKRRELGLE
- a CDS encoding YlxQ-related RNA-binding protein — protein: MLITRSKGENWVLNNQQRILNLLGLAQRAGRLISGEELVVESIQKQKAKLVFLAQDAGPNLSKKITDKSHTYQVEVVTAFSTLELSSAVGKPRKVLAVTDAGFTKKMRSIME